A section of the Halogranum gelatinilyticum genome encodes:
- a CDS encoding MFS transporter, which produces MTSRRRWTAVLFLCVVADGMTAQLRGALLPNFQRTFEVSERLLGFVAPAGTVGLVVAVLVVGMLSGRLDVRRSVLVGAVGTAVCLGVVSIASSYGLLLALFLLQGASIGVVRALDRPLLGHLYPDGRGRIFNLYALMWAVGATAGPLVANAVLAVTDWRVTYALLAGVFLLVGLGVTRLDRPEVAGAEQSLSWDGLRTVLRHPSVRGMALALVVSGGIEGIMFTWLPYYAGTFFPQSTANLLLSGYLVMYIPGRFAYGLFADRLPPLTLVLGLAVLALPIVALAFLGGTTATLVAGVLGFGLLVSGFFPTLSAFGVSAVPQYSGPVNAIATAANYVGLSAAPVVVGVVADQYDIATGMGLLLPTVGILAIVLTVTRFRINGRAAKSVEA; this is translated from the coding sequence ATGACCTCGCGACGGCGGTGGACGGCCGTACTCTTTCTGTGCGTCGTAGCCGACGGGATGACCGCACAGCTCAGAGGCGCGCTGCTGCCGAACTTCCAGCGGACGTTCGAGGTCTCCGAACGGCTCCTCGGGTTCGTCGCACCGGCGGGAACGGTCGGTCTCGTCGTCGCCGTCCTCGTCGTCGGGATGCTCTCGGGCCGCCTTGACGTCCGACGGTCGGTGCTCGTCGGGGCCGTCGGCACCGCCGTCTGTCTCGGCGTCGTCAGCATCGCGTCCTCCTACGGGCTGCTCCTCGCGCTCTTTCTCTTGCAGGGCGCGAGCATCGGTGTCGTCCGCGCGCTCGACCGGCCGCTGTTGGGCCATCTCTATCCCGACGGCCGCGGTCGGATATTCAACCTCTACGCGCTGATGTGGGCGGTCGGGGCGACGGCCGGGCCGCTCGTGGCGAACGCCGTCCTCGCAGTCACCGACTGGCGGGTGACGTACGCACTTCTCGCGGGCGTCTTCCTCCTCGTCGGTCTCGGTGTCACGCGACTCGACCGTCCCGAGGTCGCGGGGGCCGAACAGTCGCTCTCGTGGGACGGACTGCGGACGGTCCTTCGCCATCCGTCGGTCCGAGGGATGGCACTCGCGCTCGTCGTCAGCGGTGGCATCGAGGGAATCATGTTCACCTGGCTGCCGTACTACGCCGGGACCTTCTTCCCGCAGTCGACCGCGAACCTGCTGCTCTCGGGCTATCTCGTGATGTACATCCCCGGGCGGTTCGCCTACGGTCTGTTCGCGGACCGCCTCCCACCGCTGACGCTGGTGTTGGGTCTCGCGGTGCTCGCACTCCCCATCGTCGCCCTCGCGTTTCTGGGCGGGACGACGGCCACACTCGTCGCCGGTGTCCTCGGGTTCGGTCTCCTCGTCTCCGGCTTCTTCCCGACGCTCTCGGCGTTCGGTGTGAGTGCCGTCCCGCAGTACAGCGGCCCGGTGAACGCCATCGCGACGGCGGCGAACTACGTGGGTCTCTCGGCCGCCCCCGTCGTCGTCGGCGTCGTCGCCGACCAGTACGACATCGCCACAGGGATGGGGCTGCTCCTTCCGACTGTCGGCATTCTCGCCATCGTCCTCACAGTGACGAGATTCCGGATCAACGGCCGCGCCGCGAAGAGCGTCGAAGCGTAG
- a CDS encoding ABC transporter permease has translation MLFGLMLIFTFTTERFFTEANLLDNVAKNAVTLLLVALAGTFPILQQSIDLSVESVVLLTGVVTVVLISQFGLGLLAIPLAIGVGMLAGLFNGIVFTKLKVPSFLVTLGTLSVMAGVGKIITGGSTITFRNPAIRTISTGDVLGIPNLVLWGLLIYVITIVLAFRTKFGRYCFALGENERVVELAGAKVDRYKIYPFVLSGLLCGIAGVLLTLRISSASPNIGSGLLLPSIAAIVMGGTALTGGVGGPHRTILGVLVIAVLNNGMNLLGIDSFVQEIILGLVVVAAVALSIDRAKIDVVK, from the coding sequence ATGCTGTTCGGGCTGATGCTCATCTTCACGTTCACGACGGAGCGGTTCTTCACCGAAGCCAACCTGCTCGACAACGTCGCGAAGAACGCCGTCACACTGCTCTTGGTGGCCTTGGCGGGTACCTTCCCCATCCTCCAGCAGAGCATCGACCTCTCGGTCGAGTCGGTCGTGTTGCTGACGGGCGTCGTGACCGTCGTCCTGATTTCGCAGTTCGGACTCGGCCTGTTGGCCATCCCGCTCGCCATCGGCGTCGGGATGCTCGCCGGCCTCTTCAACGGTATCGTGTTCACGAAGCTCAAGGTACCCTCGTTCCTGGTCACGCTCGGGACGCTCTCGGTGATGGCCGGGGTCGGGAAGATCATCACCGGCGGGTCGACGATCACCTTCCGGAATCCCGCCATCCGCACTATCTCGACCGGTGACGTCCTCGGGATTCCCAACCTCGTGCTCTGGGGCTTGCTCATCTACGTCATCACCATCGTCTTGGCGTTCCGGACGAAGTTCGGCCGCTACTGCTTCGCGCTGGGCGAGAACGAGCGCGTCGTCGAACTGGCTGGCGCGAAGGTCGACCGCTACAAGATCTACCCCTTCGTCCTGTCGGGGCTGCTCTGTGGTATCGCGGGCGTCCTGCTGACGCTGCGTATCTCGTCGGCCTCGCCGAACATCGGGAGCGGACTCCTCCTGCCCAGCATCGCCGCCATCGTCATGGGCGGGACGGCGTTGACCGGCGGCGTCGGTGGCCCGCACCGGACCATCCTCGGCGTGCTCGTCATCGCGGTGCTGAACAACGGGATGAACCTGCTCGGCATCGACTCGTTCGTCCAGGAGATCATCCTGGGACTCGTGGTCGTCGCCGCAGTCGCACTGTCCATCGACCGCGCGAAGATCGACGTCGTGAAGTAG
- a CDS encoding amidohydrolase family protein, which translates to MDSVSHCFNHTPENHKHDNAQRWDDETFELGEKLLPDSHVPSEEVFYRDHQPEELARLLFLESQIDYTVYHSLPLDDYFHDGYVSREKGFEFRDNNPNRVGMYADINPLEDDAVDQVEHFVKERDVDGIKLYPARYQNGQDLSLQLNERSVQPILDKADELDVDTVAIHKFIPFAKAPTKYFRIDDVEEAANKYPDLNFEVIHVGFSFLEETIWAMASNDNVYANLENSVCLVNTRPRKFAKIMGELLYWVGSDRVLFASGATALHPQPPIEGLWNMEMPEDLKAQYDYPDITEQDKRNILGENALELLGKDPDQVRKDIKNDRWAKAREELDQYPAEPWSTYEVPAPQT; encoded by the coding sequence GTGGATTCCGTCTCCCACTGCTTCAACCATACACCGGAGAACCACAAACACGACAACGCCCAGCGGTGGGACGACGAGACCTTCGAACTCGGCGAGAAGCTCCTCCCCGACAGCCACGTCCCCTCGGAGGAGGTCTTCTACCGCGACCACCAGCCCGAGGAGTTGGCGCGACTGCTCTTCCTCGAGAGCCAGATCGATTACACGGTCTATCACTCGCTGCCGCTGGACGACTACTTCCACGACGGCTACGTCTCCCGCGAGAAGGGCTTCGAGTTCCGTGACAACAACCCCAACCGCGTCGGGATGTACGCCGACATCAACCCGCTCGAAGACGACGCGGTCGACCAGGTCGAACACTTCGTCAAGGAGCGCGACGTCGACGGCATCAAGCTCTACCCGGCGCGCTACCAGAACGGACAGGACCTCTCGCTGCAGCTGAACGAGCGGTCCGTCCAGCCCATTCTCGACAAGGCCGACGAACTCGACGTCGACACCGTCGCCATCCACAAGTTCATCCCGTTCGCGAAGGCCCCGACCAAGTACTTCCGTATCGACGACGTCGAGGAAGCGGCGAACAAGTATCCCGACCTCAACTTCGAGGTCATCCACGTCGGCTTCTCGTTCCTCGAAGAGACCATCTGGGCGATGGCGAGCAACGACAACGTCTACGCCAACCTCGAGAACTCGGTCTGTCTCGTCAACACCCGCCCGCGGAAGTTCGCGAAGATCATGGGCGAACTGCTCTACTGGGTCGGCTCCGACCGCGTGCTGTTCGCCAGCGGGGCGACGGCGCTCCATCCACAGCCGCCCATCGAGGGGCTCTGGAACATGGAGATGCCCGAGGACCTCAAAGCACAGTACGACTACCCCGACATCACCGAACAGGACAAGCGCAACATCCTCGGCGAGAACGCGCTCGAACTGCTCGGGAAGGACCCCGACCAGGTCCGGAAGGACATCAAGAACGACCGCTGGGCGAAAGCACGCGAGGAACTCGACCAGTACCCCGCCGAACCGTGGTCGACCTACGAGGTCCCTGCCCCCCAGACATGA
- a CDS encoding AMP-binding protein, translating to MTAQANEERDIVHEPSQEFVESTNVWEFMQTYGIEDYDELIERTCTDVEGVEESGVEWFWDELVDYLGIDFYEDYETVRDNSEGPQFSEWYPGGRINIAHNTLDRHAAVDSEKRNSVACIWEGEDGTVREVTYHELHRQANKVANYLESTGIETGDTVGLYMPMVPEVISILYGCFKVGAIAVPIFSGFGVDATATRIEDSECSVLFTGDGFQRRGGEILLKSSADDAIDEAGYVEHTVVFDRLGASNDGSTVDVPWNADRDEWWTDAIETQDDAYDTKELPSDQESMLLYSSGTTGKPKGIVHTHAGVQLQTAKEIHFGFDQKPSDRFFWVSDIGWMMGPWTLIGNHTFGGTIFMYEGAPDHPEPDRFWEMIDRHKLTTFGISPTAIRALRKYDDEWVEKHDLSSLRLLGSTGEPWDPESWQWFYENVGGGEAPIINISGGTEICGCFLMPMPTQPLKPCSLGGPGLGMNIDIVDSEGKSVADDHERGFLVARDSCPSMTKSLWEGDERYLDTYWSTWEDLWDHGDWAQKDEDGFWFLHGRADDALNVAGRKVGPAEIEGELIEHEAVNQAVAVGVPDDTTGTAVVAYIVLEDGAEESDDLRSELRALVGEAHGKPFRPREILFVDEFPKTQSGKIIRRAISSIYQGEDLGDMSSIENPEALDAIEAAR from the coding sequence ATGACAGCTCAAGCCAACGAAGAGAGAGACATCGTCCACGAGCCGAGTCAGGAGTTCGTGGAGTCGACGAACGTCTGGGAGTTCATGCAGACGTACGGTATCGAGGACTACGACGAGCTTATCGAACGGACCTGCACAGATGTAGAGGGCGTCGAGGAGAGCGGCGTCGAGTGGTTCTGGGACGAACTCGTCGATTATCTCGGCATCGATTTCTACGAGGACTACGAGACGGTTCGCGACAATTCCGAGGGCCCACAGTTCTCCGAGTGGTATCCCGGCGGCCGCATCAACATCGCGCACAACACGCTCGACCGTCACGCCGCCGTCGATTCGGAAAAACGGAACTCAGTCGCCTGCATCTGGGAGGGCGAGGACGGTACCGTCCGCGAGGTGACCTACCACGAACTGCATCGCCAGGCGAATAAAGTCGCGAACTACCTCGAATCGACGGGCATCGAGACGGGCGATACAGTGGGGCTGTATATGCCGATGGTCCCCGAGGTCATCTCCATCCTCTACGGCTGTTTCAAAGTCGGTGCCATCGCGGTCCCCATCTTCTCGGGCTTCGGCGTCGACGCGACGGCCACCCGCATCGAAGACTCGGAGTGTTCGGTGCTGTTCACTGGTGACGGCTTCCAGCGCCGTGGCGGCGAGATTCTCTTGAAAAGCTCGGCCGACGACGCCATCGACGAAGCGGGCTACGTCGAGCACACCGTGGTCTTCGACCGATTAGGTGCCAGCAACGACGGCAGCACCGTCGACGTTCCGTGGAACGCTGACCGCGACGAGTGGTGGACCGACGCCATCGAGACGCAGGACGACGCCTACGACACCAAGGAACTGCCTTCGGACCAGGAGTCGATGCTGCTGTACTCCTCAGGCACGACGGGCAAACCGAAAGGGATCGTCCACACCCACGCTGGCGTCCAGCTGCAAACAGCGAAAGAAATCCACTTCGGCTTCGACCAGAAGCCCTCTGATAGGTTCTTCTGGGTTTCAGACATCGGCTGGATGATGGGACCCTGGACGTTGATTGGAAACCATACCTTCGGCGGCACCATCTTCATGTACGAGGGCGCGCCCGACCATCCCGAGCCGGACCGCTTCTGGGAGATGATCGACCGCCACAAGCTAACGACGTTCGGCATCTCACCCACTGCGATTCGTGCACTCCGCAAGTACGACGACGAGTGGGTCGAGAAACACGACCTCTCGAGTCTCCGCCTGCTCGGCTCGACCGGCGAACCCTGGGACCCCGAGTCCTGGCAGTGGTTCTACGAGAACGTCGGTGGAGGCGAAGCACCCATCATCAACATCTCCGGCGGCACCGAAATCTGCGGCTGCTTCCTCATGCCCATGCCGACCCAGCCGCTGAAACCCTGCTCGCTCGGTGGGCCGGGACTGGGGATGAACATCGACATCGTCGACTCCGAGGGCAAGTCCGTCGCCGACGACCACGAACGCGGCTTCCTCGTCGCCCGTGATTCGTGTCCCTCGATGACGAAGTCGCTCTGGGAGGGCGACGAGCGTTACTTGGACACCTACTGGTCGACCTGGGAAGACCTCTGGGACCACGGCGACTGGGCGCAGAAAGACGAAGACGGCTTCTGGTTCCTGCACGGCCGCGCCGACGACGCGCTCAACGTTGCCGGGCGGAAGGTCGGTCCCGCCGAAATCGAAGGCGAACTCATCGAACACGAGGCGGTGAATCAGGCGGTCGCAGTCGGCGTCCCCGACGACACCACCGGGACCGCCGTCGTCGCCTACATCGTGCTGGAGGACGGAGCCGAGGAGTCTGACGACCTCCGTAGCGAACTCCGCGCGCTCGTCGGCGAGGCACACGGCAAGCCGTTCCGCCCACGCGAGATACTCTTCGTCGACGAGTTCCCGAAGACCCAGTCGGGGAAGATCATCCGCCGCGCGATTTCGTCCATCTATCAGGGCGAAGACCTCGGCGACATGAGCAGCATCGAAAACCCCGAGGCACTGGACGCCATCGAAGCGGCGCGCTGA
- a CDS encoding thiolase domain-containing protein, whose protein sequence is MQPVRIAGVGSTAFGVHTERAGRDLFAEAAQTAIADSGVPRADIDHLCYGNFVGPVAEQQGHHGPLMAKAAGVTAPATRYESACASGGVALAGAIDMLRAGTADVVLVGGMERLTNLDTETATKGLAMAADDLYESRAGVTFPGAYALMARAYFEEFGGTREELAAVAVKNHAHALDNENAQFQQAIDVDDVLEAPRVADPLGLYDACPITDGASASVLVSDDYADQHGIDSAVSVTGSGQGTDTLALQGRESLTRTPATERAAADAYDEAGITADSVDLLEVHDCFTIAEVLALEGLGLYEPGTAIAAAADGETTREGELPVNLSGGLKAKGHPVGATGVGQVVELTKLLRGDHVNSDAVSDASVALAHNAGGTVASAVVHVLEVSA, encoded by the coding sequence ATGCAACCAGTCCGCATAGCGGGCGTTGGGTCGACAGCGTTCGGTGTCCACACCGAGCGCGCCGGCCGTGACCTCTTCGCGGAGGCCGCCCAGACAGCAATCGCCGACTCAGGAGTGCCCCGAGCCGACATCGACCACCTCTGCTACGGGAACTTCGTCGGACCCGTCGCAGAACAGCAGGGCCACCACGGCCCGCTCATGGCCAAGGCCGCTGGGGTGACTGCCCCAGCAACACGGTACGAGAGCGCCTGTGCCTCGGGTGGTGTCGCGCTCGCCGGTGCCATCGATATGCTCCGGGCGGGAACCGCCGACGTCGTCCTCGTCGGCGGGATGGAACGGCTGACCAACCTCGACACCGAGACAGCCACGAAGGGGCTCGCAATGGCGGCGGACGACCTCTACGAGAGTCGGGCGGGCGTGACGTTCCCGGGTGCCTACGCCCTCATGGCCCGTGCGTACTTTGAGGAGTTCGGGGGAACCCGCGAGGAACTCGCGGCCGTCGCCGTCAAGAACCACGCGCACGCACTCGACAACGAGAACGCACAGTTCCAGCAGGCCATCGACGTCGACGATGTGCTCGAGGCACCGAGAGTCGCCGACCCCCTCGGTCTCTACGACGCCTGTCCGATCACCGACGGCGCGAGTGCGTCCGTCCTCGTCAGCGACGACTACGCCGACCAGCACGGGATCGACAGTGCCGTCTCGGTCACCGGGTCCGGGCAGGGGACCGACACGCTCGCGCTCCAGGGCCGCGAGTCGCTCACCCGCACGCCGGCGACCGAACGCGCCGCAGCTGACGCCTACGACGAGGCGGGAATCACGGCCGACTCGGTCGACCTGCTCGAAGTCCACGACTGCTTCACCATCGCCGAGGTCCTCGCGCTGGAGGGGCTCGGTCTCTACGAACCGGGGACCGCGATCGCTGCGGCTGCCGACGGCGAGACCACCCGCGAGGGAGAACTGCCGGTCAACCTCTCCGGGGGGCTGAAGGCGAAGGGCCACCCCGTCGGCGCGACGGGCGTGGGGCAGGTCGTCGAACTGACCAAGCTGCTCCGCGGCGACCACGTCAACAGCGACGCCGTCTCGGACGCCTCGGTCGCACTCGCGCACAACGCTGGTGGGACGGTCGCCAGCGCGGTGGTGCACGTGCTGGAGGTGTCGGCGTGA
- a CDS encoding Zn-ribbon domain-containing OB-fold protein has product MPSERAAGYDDLLDAVDDGRGYYLACTEGHGSLPPRRVCPECGDDTLSEEPLPETGAVETYTQVHVPGPRFDGETPVVAIADFGPVRLTGRVQAEVADVEVGVRVSPTVATSKAGERHLALEPSERR; this is encoded by the coding sequence ATGCCGTCCGAGCGAGCAGCCGGCTACGACGACCTCCTGGACGCCGTCGACGACGGACGGGGCTATTACCTCGCCTGCACCGAGGGGCACGGCTCGCTGCCGCCCCGTCGGGTCTGCCCAGAGTGTGGCGACGACACGCTCTCCGAGGAACCGCTCCCGGAGACCGGAGCAGTCGAAACCTACACTCAGGTCCACGTTCCCGGGCCACGGTTCGACGGCGAGACGCCCGTCGTCGCCATCGCCGACTTCGGCCCGGTGCGACTGACTGGGCGGGTGCAAGCAGAGGTCGCTGACGTCGAGGTCGGTGTGCGGGTGTCGCCGACGGTCGCGACGTCGAAAGCGGGTGAGCGACATCTCGCGTTAGAGCCCAGCGAGCGCCGGTAG
- a CDS encoding gamma carbonic anhydrase family protein has translation MQHPLDGHQPAVAVSAFVSEMSYLVGDVAVDERASLWPFTCLRGDGGATVVGSETNVQEFTMLHGAELGDEVTVGHNVVVDYATVEDHSLVGMQSAVLRGATVESNCIVAAGAVVLQGQTIPEGHMAYGAPAETKPLTDDQLDEIARVHEHYVELGQQYKSAGRFE, from the coding sequence ATGCAGCATCCACTCGATGGACACCAACCTGCGGTCGCAGTGTCAGCCTTCGTCTCGGAGATGTCCTACCTCGTCGGCGACGTCGCTGTCGACGAGCGCGCGAGCCTGTGGCCCTTCACCTGCCTGCGCGGCGACGGTGGGGCGACGGTCGTCGGCAGCGAGACTAACGTCCAGGAGTTCACGATGCTCCACGGAGCCGAACTCGGCGACGAGGTGACCGTGGGCCACAACGTCGTCGTCGACTACGCCACCGTCGAGGACCACTCGCTCGTCGGGATGCAGAGCGCGGTACTGCGCGGGGCGACCGTCGAATCGAACTGCATCGTCGCCGCCGGAGCCGTCGTCTTGCAGGGGCAGACGATACCCGAGGGGCACATGGCCTACGGCGCGCCCGCAGAGACGAAGCCGCTCACCGACGACCAGCTCGACGAGATCGCACGCGTCCACGAACATTACGTCGAACTCGGCCAGCAGTACAAGTCGGCCGGTCGCTTCGAATAG
- a CDS encoding metal-sulfur cluster assembly factor, whose protein sequence is MSTETHVTPDQEFDSELKSRIKTELGEVLDPCSCMSDHPISILDLGLVERIEVDDREVTIDLLLTSQLCTYFLEMADEVVDRVEALDGVDTVEVHQDTSGEVWTQERMAEEERTARRNRLKTRMEEAGLEPYAERAE, encoded by the coding sequence ATGAGCACCGAAACCCACGTCACCCCGGACCAGGAGTTCGACAGCGAACTCAAATCACGGATCAAGACCGAACTCGGCGAGGTCCTCGACCCCTGTAGCTGTATGAGCGACCACCCCATCAGTATCCTCGACCTCGGACTCGTCGAGCGAATCGAGGTCGACGACCGCGAGGTCACCATCGACCTCCTCCTGACCTCACAGCTCTGCACGTACTTCCTCGAGATGGCCGACGAGGTCGTCGACCGCGTCGAAGCACTCGACGGCGTCGACACCGTCGAGGTCCACCAGGACACGAGCGGCGAGGTCTGGACACAAGAGCGGATGGCCGAGGAGGAACGCACCGCCCGTCGTAACCGACTGAAGACCCGGATGGAGGAGGCTGGTCTCGAACCGTACGCCGAACGCGCCGAGTAA
- a CDS encoding aldehyde ferredoxin oxidoreductase family protein: MLHATGPMLTVDVGEQETVETDIDDVLETFIGGRGVATRLAHERVPFDADPFGPENSMFFSTGPMQTSNMSFTGRMNCTSLSPLTGGLLSSNAGGFMSRNFADTGYSVVEFTGVSDELVVVHVRDDGVEFEPVPDLEEATVPETTEYIEETHGLSEEHVACIGPAGENRVRFASIMTTESRAFGRGGLGAVLGAKNVKAITFAGDSRRAVEIPPVQMDVHREAATSDHIMKQQGTTSVTDLANEVGALPTRYFSELKFEGVEGINGDRVAEKKYKKGTCSSCAFACKLPTRDEERGVETEGPEYETVMSFGSNCSVDDIVDVMKSNELCDRYGIDTISGGNAVAAYLASEDEFGNVDLIHELVEKIAFREGVGDLLAEGIARFHDELGVDNWTVKGLDFAAHDGRTLNGQGLSYAVANRGADHMFTTIYAWEYPLVAQDEALKPTGLEGKAPHVVRQENARALEDCGIVCRFSRGFMTPERFEGLFGADYDDLLAVGSKVVELERHFNNQRGFDRADDTLPYDLPDFEAALDDYYAQRDWNEDGTVPDGYVDDAPVSAD, translated from the coding sequence ATGCTACACGCTACGGGGCCAATGTTGACGGTCGATGTGGGAGAACAGGAAACGGTAGAGACCGACATCGACGACGTACTCGAGACGTTCATCGGTGGGCGTGGGGTCGCCACCCGCCTCGCGCACGAGCGCGTCCCGTTCGACGCCGACCCGTTCGGCCCGGAGAACAGTATGTTCTTCTCGACCGGACCGATGCAGACGTCGAACATGAGTTTCACCGGGCGGATGAACTGCACGAGTCTGTCGCCGCTCACCGGTGGCTTACTCTCGTCGAACGCCGGCGGCTTCATGTCGCGAAACTTCGCGGACACCGGCTACAGCGTCGTCGAGTTCACCGGTGTGAGCGACGAGCTGGTCGTCGTCCACGTCCGCGACGACGGCGTCGAGTTCGAACCGGTGCCGGACCTCGAAGAGGCGACGGTCCCCGAGACGACGGAGTACATCGAAGAGACGCACGGGCTGTCGGAAGAGCACGTCGCCTGCATCGGCCCGGCTGGCGAGAACCGCGTCCGCTTCGCCTCTATCATGACCACGGAGAGTCGCGCGTTCGGCCGCGGCGGTCTCGGAGCCGTCCTCGGTGCCAAGAACGTCAAAGCAATCACCTTCGCAGGCGACTCCCGCCGAGCAGTCGAGATTCCGCCGGTCCAGATGGACGTCCACCGCGAGGCCGCCACGAGCGACCACATCATGAAACAGCAGGGGACGACGAGCGTCACCGACCTCGCCAACGAGGTGGGTGCCCTGCCGACGCGCTACTTCTCCGAGCTCAAGTTCGAGGGCGTCGAGGGCATCAACGGCGACCGTGTCGCCGAGAAGAAGTACAAGAAAGGCACCTGTTCGTCCTGTGCGTTCGCCTGCAAGCTCCCGACGAGAGACGAGGAGCGCGGCGTCGAAACCGAAGGCCCGGAGTACGAGACGGTGATGTCGTTCGGCTCGAACTGCTCGGTCGACGACATCGTCGACGTCATGAAGTCGAACGAGCTGTGTGACCGCTACGGGATCGACACCATCAGCGGTGGCAACGCCGTCGCCGCCTACCTCGCGAGCGAGGACGAGTTCGGCAACGTCGATCTCATCCACGAACTGGTCGAGAAGATCGCGTTCCGCGAGGGCGTCGGCGACTTGCTCGCGGAAGGCATCGCCCGGTTCCACGACGAACTCGGCGTCGACAACTGGACGGTCAAGGGGCTGGACTTCGCGGCCCACGACGGCCGCACCCTGAACGGACAGGGTCTCTCCTACGCCGTCGCCAACCGCGGCGCGGACCACATGTTCACCACGATATACGCCTGGGAGTATCCGCTCGTCGCCCAGGACGAGGCCCTGAAGCCGACCGGTCTCGAGGGGAAGGCACCACACGTCGTCCGCCAGGAGAACGCCCGAGCACTGGAGGACTGCGGTATCGTCTGTCGCTTCTCGCGGGGCTTCATGACGCCCGAACGCTTCGAGGGACTGTTCGGAGCCGACTACGACGACCTGCTCGCAGTCGGCTCGAAGGTGGTCGAACTCGAACGTCACTTCAACAACCAGCGCGGCTTCGACCGCGCAGACGACACGCTCCCATACGACCTGCCGGACTTCGAGGCCGCACTCGACGACTACTACGCGCAGCGCGACTGGAACGAGGACGGAACGGTCCCGGACGGATACGTCGACGACGCGCCCGTCTCGGCCGACTAA
- a CDS encoding SDR family NAD(P)-dependent oxidoreductase, which produces MTGRLSGTAALVTGASSGNGRAIARRFAEEGASVTVADVRKDPRLGGDPTHEVIEAAGGEAQYVETDVTDVDALRDAVEATVDAYGSLDVMVNNAGVERQLPIEEATEEDFAWLMDINLKGVYFGCQAAIETMLEQDGGGTIVNMSSIAGIRGLANSSLYCTSKGGVTNLTRELAVEHGENDIRVNALNPGFIETAMTMEDGETAGGILDQTPLGRAGQPEEVADAALFLASEESSFVTGHNLVLDGGFTA; this is translated from the coding sequence ATGACAGGACGACTCAGTGGAACGGCTGCACTCGTGACGGGAGCGTCGTCGGGGAACGGACGAGCAATCGCACGGCGATTCGCCGAAGAAGGGGCGAGCGTGACGGTCGCGGACGTCCGCAAAGACCCGCGTCTCGGTGGCGACCCGACACACGAAGTCATCGAAGCAGCGGGGGGCGAGGCACAATACGTCGAGACCGACGTGACCGACGTCGACGCACTTCGGGACGCTGTCGAGGCGACGGTCGACGCCTACGGGAGTCTCGACGTGATGGTTAACAACGCAGGCGTCGAACGGCAGTTGCCCATCGAGGAGGCGACGGAGGAGGACTTCGCGTGGCTGATGGACATCAACCTCAAGGGCGTCTACTTCGGCTGCCAGGCCGCCATCGAGACCATGCTCGAGCAAGACGGAGGAGGGACCATCGTCAACATGTCCTCCATCGCCGGCATCCGCGGACTCGCGAACTCGTCGCTCTACTGCACCTCGAAGGGCGGCGTCACCAATCTCACCCGCGAACTCGCCGTCGAACACGGGGAGAACGACATCCGCGTCAACGCGCTCAACCCCGGCTTCATCGAGACGGCGATGACGATGGAGGACGGCGAGACGGCGGGCGGCATCCTCGACCAGACACCGCTGGGCCGTGCGGGGCAGCCCGAAGAGGTCGCTGACGCCGCACTGTTCCTCGCGAGCGAGGAGTCGTCGTTCGTCACCGGCCACAATCTCGTGCTGGACGGCGGCTTCACGGCGTAG